A stretch of Sulfurimonas autotrophica DSM 16294 DNA encodes these proteins:
- a CDS encoding metal ABC transporter permease encodes MLEMFDYDFMQRAFVAGLFIAILASISGNFVVLRRYSLMSETLAHSALVGVAVGLVAGYNPLWVAVGVAIGAAWLIEYLRSAFSLYSDAILAIILSGSLAVAVIIVSLGGAFNNSLFSYLFGSILSVTNEDVITIVIVGSISLLFLLLFSKELYFIAYDEEVAKTSGIKVKFLNFLLVSVVAVIIALSIRVVGSLLIGALMVIPTVAALQYRVGFRNTMLISLFFALFSVIFGMSLSYYYSLPSGATIVLSIIVIFIISLIINKK; translated from the coding sequence ATGTTGGAGATGTTTGATTATGATTTTATGCAAAGAGCATTTGTAGCAGGACTTTTTATTGCTATATTAGCTTCAATAAGCGGCAACTTCGTTGTACTCCGCCGTTACTCTCTTATGAGTGAAACATTGGCACACTCAGCACTTGTCGGGGTGGCTGTAGGGCTGGTAGCAGGGTACAATCCTTTATGGGTTGCCGTTGGGGTTGCTATTGGCGCTGCCTGGCTTATTGAGTACCTTAGAAGTGCTTTTTCTCTTTACAGCGATGCTATTTTGGCGATTATACTTTCAGGTTCGCTAGCAGTTGCCGTTATTATCGTCTCCTTGGGCGGTGCTTTTAACAATTCACTCTTTTCTTATCTGTTTGGCTCAATTTTATCTGTTACTAATGAAGATGTTATAACAATAGTAATTGTGGGTAGTATCTCTTTACTCTTTTTGCTTCTTTTTTCCAAAGAGCTCTATTTTATTGCTTATGATGAAGAAGTGGCAAAAACAAGCGGCATAAAAGTAAAATTTTTAAATTTTCTACTTGTTAGTGTAGTTGCTGTTATTATTGCCTTATCTATTCGTGTGGTTGGAAGTCTACTTATCGGTGCATTGATGGTTATTCCGACGGTGGCTGCCCTGCAGTATAGAGTAGGCTTTAGAAATACAATGCTCATTTCACTCTTTTTTGCCCTTTTTAGTGTTATCTTTGGCATGAGCCTCTCTTATTATTATTCTTTGCCTTCAGGGGCTACAATAGTACTCTCTATCATAGTTATTTTCATTATTTCGCTTATTATAAATAAGAAATGA
- a CDS encoding methyltransferase domain-containing protein produces the protein MKVSSEFSKYAMHYGSYNVIQQKVADKLLSFVASKPKNILDLGCGNGAMAKKISWKYNKLMAVDFAPGMLELHPKSENIECIYGNFNDANLFELLKEYNFDYILSASALQWADDMEKIFEQLQTLHIPVALAVFTANTFETLYKTAGLEPLLINTDKLNALQKKYFNANFEVVHYKLEFDNVRDMFRYIKKSGVSASRNVLSYKEMKKLMQEYPLNYLEFEVAFIY, from the coding sequence ATGAAAGTAAGCTCTGAATTTTCCAAGTATGCAATGCATTACGGCTCCTATAATGTTATTCAGCAAAAAGTAGCCGATAAACTACTCTCTTTTGTAGCTTCAAAACCCAAAAATATTTTAGATTTAGGATGCGGTAATGGTGCAATGGCTAAAAAAATCAGCTGGAAATATAATAAACTGATGGCAGTCGATTTTGCTCCTGGAATGCTGGAACTGCATCCAAAATCAGAAAATATTGAATGTATTTACGGAAATTTTAATGATGCAAATCTTTTTGAATTGCTCAAAGAATATAATTTTGATTATATTCTTTCTGCTTCAGCGTTGCAATGGGCAGATGATATGGAAAAAATATTTGAGCAGTTGCAAACTTTACATATTCCTGTCGCACTTGCAGTTTTTACGGCAAACACATTTGAAACACTTTACAAAACAGCAGGTTTAGAACCTTTGCTAATCAATACTGATAAACTTAATGCATTGCAAAAAAAGTATTTTAATGCCAATTTTGAAGTTGTTCACTATAAGTTAGAATTTGATAATGTAAGAGATATGTTTCGCTATATAAAAAAGAGCGGAGTAAGCGCTTCTCGTAATGTTTTAAGTTATAAAGAGATGAAAAAACTGATGCAGGAGTATCCACTGAACTATTTAGAATTTGAAGTAGCTTTTATCTATTAA
- a CDS encoding Bax inhibitor-1/YccA family protein produces the protein MGLYDRDYARGNSYASQTNSRSEAQIVSFVKETYKLFAASMMAGAVGAYVGVPLAASISGLIWPLFFLEIGLLIGLQFVKNKPGINLLVMFAFVFVTGLTTAPLLAYTLGMNGGGAVVGNAFAMTAVVFGAMSFFAIKSTKDFTGYGKPLMIALVVIIGFSILNIFLGNPMFQIIIAGAVVILFSILVIYDTQNIMNGAYQTPIDGAIALYLDFLNIFIALLQLFGIFGNEE, from the coding sequence ATGGGACTTTATGATCGTGATTACGCAAGAGGAAACTCTTATGCTTCTCAAACAAACAGTCGTAGCGAAGCTCAAATAGTCTCTTTCGTAAAAGAGACTTATAAGCTTTTTGCTGCATCAATGATGGCGGGAGCTGTAGGTGCTTACGTAGGTGTGCCTTTAGCTGCAAGTATTTCAGGTTTAATCTGGCCGCTGTTCTTTTTAGAAATTGGACTTTTAATCGGTTTACAATTTGTTAAGAACAAACCGGGCATAAACCTTTTGGTAATGTTTGCCTTTGTATTTGTTACAGGGCTTACAACAGCACCTTTACTTGCATATACACTCGGAATGAACGGCGGTGGAGCGGTAGTTGGTAATGCATTTGCAATGACTGCTGTTGTATTTGGAGCGATGAGCTTTTTCGCTATAAAAAGTACAAAAGATTTCACAGGATACGGGAAGCCTTTAATGATTGCACTTGTTGTAATCATTGGTTTTTCAATATTAAATATATTCTTGGGAAATCCGATGTTTCAAATTATTATTGCCGGAGCAGTGGTAATACTTTTTAGTATCTTGGTAATATATGATACGCAAAACATTATGAACGGAGCATACCAAACTCCAATTGACGGTGCTATAGCACTTTATTTAGATTTTCTAAATATTTTCATAGCACTTCTACAACTATTCGGCATTTTTGGAAATGAAGAGTAA
- a CDS encoding metal ABC transporter ATP-binding protein yields MKFKVPIFDVKNLNFIVRGQTILSDILFEIFEGEYIAIIGPNGGGKTTLIRMLLGLEQPTSGEIKIFGKKLKFFKEWYKIGYVPQRATLVDENFPATVEDIVKMGRIAKRGIFAGMSSEDKEVVEDAMIKMDILNLKDRMVGTLSGGQRQRVMIARALASSPKILILDEPNTGVDMVSQQRFYTLLSKLNKEENITILFITHDIGVIADDIGRLFTINQKATICNDPKKMLSCEEVSELYGIDAHALHHHKHEHEG; encoded by the coding sequence ATGAAATTCAAAGTACCCATCTTTGATGTAAAGAATCTTAACTTTATTGTTCGTGGACAAACAATTCTCTCAGATATATTATTTGAAATTTTTGAAGGGGAGTATATTGCCATCATCGGACCAAACGGTGGTGGAAAAACAACGCTTATTCGTATGCTTTTAGGACTTGAGCAGCCTACATCAGGAGAAATTAAAATTTTTGGTAAAAAATTAAAATTTTTTAAAGAGTGGTACAAAATAGGCTATGTTCCACAGCGTGCAACCCTTGTAGATGAAAATTTTCCTGCCACTGTTGAAGATATCGTAAAAATGGGTCGTATTGCAAAAAGAGGCATATTCGCCGGTATGAGCAGTGAAGACAAAGAAGTGGTGGAAGATGCCATGATAAAAATGGATATTCTTAATTTAAAAGACCGAATGGTTGGTACCCTCTCAGGAGGTCAGCGCCAGCGGGTTATGATAGCCAGGGCGCTAGCATCTTCACCAAAAATTCTGATTTTGGATGAACCAAATACCGGTGTTGACATGGTTTCGCAGCAAAGATTTTATACGCTGCTTTCAAAACTCAATAAAGAAGAGAATATTACAATTTTGTTTATCACACATGATATCGGTGTCATAGCTGATGATATCGGTCGTTTGTTTACTATCAACCAAAAGGCAACCATTTGTAATGACCCTAAAAAGATGCTGAGTTGTGAAGAGGTGAGTGAGCTTTACGGCATAGATGCTCATGCCCTTCATCATCACAAGCACGAGCATGAAGGATAA